One segment of Castanea sativa cultivar Marrone di Chiusa Pesio chromosome 3, ASM4071231v1 DNA contains the following:
- the LOC142629290 gene encoding histone H2A.1 codes for MESAKTTTKGAGGRRGGDRKKAVSKSTKAGLQFPVGRIGRFLKKGRYAQRTGVGAPVYLAAVLEYLAAEVLELAGNAARDNKKTRINPRHVLLAVRNDEELGKLLQGVTIASGGVLPNINPVLLPKKTVSSEAGEKTPKAAKSPKKA; via the exons atggagtCAGCGAAAACGACGACGAAGGGAGCGGGAGGAAGGAGAGGCGGAGATAGGAAGAAGGCGGTGTCGAAGTCGACTAAGGCGGGGCTCCAGTTCCCGGTGGGTCGGATCGGTCGGTTTTTGAAAAAGGGTCGTTATGCTCAGAGAACCGGTGTCGGGGCTCCGGTTTACCTCGCCGCTGTTCTTGAATATCTCGCCGCTGAG GTGCTGGAGTTGGCAGGAAACGCGGCACGTGACAACAAGAAGACCAGGATCAACCCGCGGCACGTGCTGCTCGCCGTGAGGAACGACGAGGAGCTCGGAAAGCTTCTCCAGGGCGTGACCATTGCAAGCGGTGGTGTTCTTCCTAACATCAACCCAGTTCTGCTGCCAAAGAAGACCGTTTCTTCTGAAGCTGGCGAGAAGACCCCAAAGGCAGCCAAGTCACCCAAAAAGGCCTAG
- the LOC142627128 gene encoding putative protease Do-like 14 isoform X1 has product MSNFLRKLSVSNRNSLLRIIAIASAGSGLLYANSNSNSRANVAVKVPAALQESLSLPWRIMQYIFPCPLLLSSDQWQPGMLPLFSSRVGSAPSSDIKKDNSGVVEGDPKPCCNCLGRDTIANAAARVGPAVVNLSVPQGFYGITNGKSIGSGTIIDQDGTILTCAHVVVDFQGMRGSVKGKVDVTLQDGRTFEGTVVNADLHSDIAIVKIHSKTPLPTATLGSSSKLRPGDWVVAMGCPLSLQNTITAGIVSCVDRKSSDLGLGGIRREYLQTDCAINVGNSGGPLVNVDGEIIGVNIMKVLAADGLSFAVPVDSVSKIIQHFKKSGRVVRPWLGLKMVDLNEMIIAQLKERDNTFPNVNKGVLVPMVTPGSPADRAGFRPGDVVIEFDGKPVESIKEIIEIMGDRVGVPMKVAVKRAKDNLVTLTVIPEESKSDM; this is encoded by the exons ATGTCCAATTTTCTG AGAAAGCTCTCAGTTTCCAATAGAAACTCTCTCCTTCGCATCATAGCAATCGCTTCTGCCGGGTCGGGTCTTTTGTATGCCAATAGCAACTCAAATTCCA GAGCAAATGTAGCAGTGAAGGTTCCTGCGGCTCTGCAGGAATCACTATCGCTACCATGGCGAATTATGCAATACATATTTCCCTGCCCTTTGTTACTTTCATCGGATCAATGGCAACCTG GAATGCTTCCATTATTTTCTTCTAGAGTTGGTTCGGCTCCATCATCGGATATAAAGAAAGACAATTCTGGGGTGGTTGAAGGTGACCCCAAACCATGTTGCAATTGTTTGGGGAGAGATACAATTGCAAATGCTGCTGCTAGGGTTGGTCCTGCTGTAGTCAATCTTTCGGTTCCACAGG GTTTCTATGGCATCACTAATGGAAAGAGTATAGGGTCAGGAACTATAATTGATCAGGATGGTACAATTTTAACATGTGCTCATGTTGTGGTTGATTTTCAAGGCATGAGGGGTTCAGTCAAAGGAAAG GTTGATGTGACTTTGCAAGATGGTCGGACATTTGAAGGTACAGTAGTAAATGCTGATTTACATTCTGATATTGCAATTGTAAAGATACATTCAAAAACCCCGCTTCCGACTGCAACACTTGGCTCTTCCAGTAAGCTTCGTCCTGGGGACTGGGTTGTTGCTATGGGATGTCCACTTTCTCTTCAGAATACCATCACAGCTGGTATTGTAAG TTGTGTTGACCGTAAAAGCAGTGACTTGGGCCTGGGTGGAATACGGAGAGAGTATTTACAGACGGATTGTGCAATTAATGTG GGAAATTCTGGGGGCCCCCTTGTCAATGTTGATGGAGAAATTATTGGTGTAAATATTATGAAAGTGCTTGCTGCTGATGGACTGAGTTTTGCTGTACCAGTTGATTCGGTCTCTAAAATTATACAGCATTTCAAGAAAAGTGG AAGGGTGGTTCGACCTTGGCTTGGACTGAAAATGGTTGATCTTAATGAGATGATCATTGCACAGCTTAAAGAAAGAGATAACACATTTCCAAATGTCAATAAGGGCGTTCTTGTACCTATG GTGACTCCTGGATCCCCTGCTGATCGTGCTGGATTTCGTCCTGGCGATGTCGTGATTGAATTTGATGGGAAACCTGTTGAAAGCATCAAGGAG ATTATTGAAATAATGGGGGACAGAGTTGGAGTACCCATGAAAGTGGCTGTGAAAAGAGCGAAGGATAATTTGGTCACTTTGACCGTAATTCCAGAGGAATCCAAATCAGATATGTGA
- the LOC142627128 gene encoding putative protease Do-like 14 isoform X2 — MPIATQIPESLSLPWRIMQYIFPCPLLLSSDQWQPGMLPLFSSRVGSAPSSDIKKDNSGVVEGDPKPCCNCLGRDTIANAAARVGPAVVNLSVPQGFYGITNGKSIGSGTIIDQDGTILTCAHVVVDFQGMRGSVKGKVDVTLQDGRTFEGTVVNADLHSDIAIVKIHSKTPLPTATLGSSSKLRPGDWVVAMGCPLSLQNTITAGIVSCVDRKSSDLGLGGIRREYLQTDCAINVGNSGGPLVNVDGEIIGVNIMKVLAADGLSFAVPVDSVSKIIQHFKKSGRVVRPWLGLKMVDLNEMIIAQLKERDNTFPNVNKGVLVPMVTPGSPADRAGFRPGDVVIEFDGKPVESIKEIIEIMGDRVGVPMKVAVKRAKDNLVTLTVIPEESKSDM; from the exons ATGCCAATAGCAACTCAAATTCCA GAATCACTATCGCTACCATGGCGAATTATGCAATACATATTTCCCTGCCCTTTGTTACTTTCATCGGATCAATGGCAACCTG GAATGCTTCCATTATTTTCTTCTAGAGTTGGTTCGGCTCCATCATCGGATATAAAGAAAGACAATTCTGGGGTGGTTGAAGGTGACCCCAAACCATGTTGCAATTGTTTGGGGAGAGATACAATTGCAAATGCTGCTGCTAGGGTTGGTCCTGCTGTAGTCAATCTTTCGGTTCCACAGG GTTTCTATGGCATCACTAATGGAAAGAGTATAGGGTCAGGAACTATAATTGATCAGGATGGTACAATTTTAACATGTGCTCATGTTGTGGTTGATTTTCAAGGCATGAGGGGTTCAGTCAAAGGAAAG GTTGATGTGACTTTGCAAGATGGTCGGACATTTGAAGGTACAGTAGTAAATGCTGATTTACATTCTGATATTGCAATTGTAAAGATACATTCAAAAACCCCGCTTCCGACTGCAACACTTGGCTCTTCCAGTAAGCTTCGTCCTGGGGACTGGGTTGTTGCTATGGGATGTCCACTTTCTCTTCAGAATACCATCACAGCTGGTATTGTAAG TTGTGTTGACCGTAAAAGCAGTGACTTGGGCCTGGGTGGAATACGGAGAGAGTATTTACAGACGGATTGTGCAATTAATGTG GGAAATTCTGGGGGCCCCCTTGTCAATGTTGATGGAGAAATTATTGGTGTAAATATTATGAAAGTGCTTGCTGCTGATGGACTGAGTTTTGCTGTACCAGTTGATTCGGTCTCTAAAATTATACAGCATTTCAAGAAAAGTGG AAGGGTGGTTCGACCTTGGCTTGGACTGAAAATGGTTGATCTTAATGAGATGATCATTGCACAGCTTAAAGAAAGAGATAACACATTTCCAAATGTCAATAAGGGCGTTCTTGTACCTATG GTGACTCCTGGATCCCCTGCTGATCGTGCTGGATTTCGTCCTGGCGATGTCGTGATTGAATTTGATGGGAAACCTGTTGAAAGCATCAAGGAG ATTATTGAAATAATGGGGGACAGAGTTGGAGTACCCATGAAAGTGGCTGTGAAAAGAGCGAAGGATAATTTGGTCACTTTGACCGTAATTCCAGAGGAATCCAAATCAGATATGTGA
- the LOC142627128 gene encoding putative protease Do-like 14 isoform X3, with amino-acid sequence MQYIFPCPLLLSSDQWQPGMLPLFSSRVGSAPSSDIKKDNSGVVEGDPKPCCNCLGRDTIANAAARVGPAVVNLSVPQGFYGITNGKSIGSGTIIDQDGTILTCAHVVVDFQGMRGSVKGKVDVTLQDGRTFEGTVVNADLHSDIAIVKIHSKTPLPTATLGSSSKLRPGDWVVAMGCPLSLQNTITAGIVSCVDRKSSDLGLGGIRREYLQTDCAINVGNSGGPLVNVDGEIIGVNIMKVLAADGLSFAVPVDSVSKIIQHFKKSGRVVRPWLGLKMVDLNEMIIAQLKERDNTFPNVNKGVLVPMVTPGSPADRAGFRPGDVVIEFDGKPVESIKEIIEIMGDRVGVPMKVAVKRAKDNLVTLTVIPEESKSDM; translated from the exons ATGCAATACATATTTCCCTGCCCTTTGTTACTTTCATCGGATCAATGGCAACCTG GAATGCTTCCATTATTTTCTTCTAGAGTTGGTTCGGCTCCATCATCGGATATAAAGAAAGACAATTCTGGGGTGGTTGAAGGTGACCCCAAACCATGTTGCAATTGTTTGGGGAGAGATACAATTGCAAATGCTGCTGCTAGGGTTGGTCCTGCTGTAGTCAATCTTTCGGTTCCACAGG GTTTCTATGGCATCACTAATGGAAAGAGTATAGGGTCAGGAACTATAATTGATCAGGATGGTACAATTTTAACATGTGCTCATGTTGTGGTTGATTTTCAAGGCATGAGGGGTTCAGTCAAAGGAAAG GTTGATGTGACTTTGCAAGATGGTCGGACATTTGAAGGTACAGTAGTAAATGCTGATTTACATTCTGATATTGCAATTGTAAAGATACATTCAAAAACCCCGCTTCCGACTGCAACACTTGGCTCTTCCAGTAAGCTTCGTCCTGGGGACTGGGTTGTTGCTATGGGATGTCCACTTTCTCTTCAGAATACCATCACAGCTGGTATTGTAAG TTGTGTTGACCGTAAAAGCAGTGACTTGGGCCTGGGTGGAATACGGAGAGAGTATTTACAGACGGATTGTGCAATTAATGTG GGAAATTCTGGGGGCCCCCTTGTCAATGTTGATGGAGAAATTATTGGTGTAAATATTATGAAAGTGCTTGCTGCTGATGGACTGAGTTTTGCTGTACCAGTTGATTCGGTCTCTAAAATTATACAGCATTTCAAGAAAAGTGG AAGGGTGGTTCGACCTTGGCTTGGACTGAAAATGGTTGATCTTAATGAGATGATCATTGCACAGCTTAAAGAAAGAGATAACACATTTCCAAATGTCAATAAGGGCGTTCTTGTACCTATG GTGACTCCTGGATCCCCTGCTGATCGTGCTGGATTTCGTCCTGGCGATGTCGTGATTGAATTTGATGGGAAACCTGTTGAAAGCATCAAGGAG ATTATTGAAATAATGGGGGACAGAGTTGGAGTACCCATGAAAGTGGCTGTGAAAAGAGCGAAGGATAATTTGGTCACTTTGACCGTAATTCCAGAGGAATCCAAATCAGATATGTGA